In a single window of the Sphingosinicella microcystinivorans genome:
- a CDS encoding flagellar hook protein FlgE, with translation MAMYTSLTGLNAAQTDLSTTSNNIANVGTVGFKRSRAEFGDIISSSALQSAGRVAGSGTALKTIKQQFTQGAIQSSLNVMDLAMMGEGFFMVKSTSGTTDMQFTRNGSFSVNNERFVVDSGGQALQVYPVNDSGTVISTSINDTRALRLPLTSGQPRATTGINLALNLPSDAEVIPNNPIFTPANPYAFNPGNPATYNRSTSTTVYDSLGNPMAAEIYYVRMSSSNSSATTNDWNVHVIVDGTELTPSSGPSPMQLRFDNFGQIVSPTGGVAFDPLTIPGGDPLLVSINHGTSTTQYSDPFSIVSLTQDGYPSGRLDSVTVDNNGVVRASFTNGQTQALGKVAVATFANANGLKQTGDAHYTATGLSGEPILGEAGASGVGTIRSGALEMANVDITEELVNLITAQRNFQANAKAIETDSVMTSAIINIRS, from the coding sequence ATGGCCATGTACACCTCGCTCACCGGCCTCAACGCCGCGCAGACCGATCTCTCGACGACGTCCAACAACATCGCGAACGTCGGCACGGTCGGCTTCAAGCGCTCGCGCGCCGAGTTCGGGGACATCATCTCCAGCTCCGCGCTGCAGAGCGCCGGCCGCGTCGCCGGCTCGGGCACCGCGCTCAAGACCATCAAGCAGCAGTTCACGCAGGGCGCGATCCAGTCGAGCCTCAACGTCATGGACCTCGCGATGATGGGCGAAGGCTTCTTCATGGTGAAGTCGACCTCGGGCACCACCGACATGCAGTTCACGCGCAACGGATCGTTCAGCGTGAACAACGAGCGTTTCGTCGTGGATAGCGGCGGCCAGGCGCTTCAGGTCTATCCGGTGAACGATTCGGGCACTGTGATCTCGACGAGCATCAACGACACGCGCGCGCTGCGCCTGCCGCTAACCTCGGGCCAGCCGCGCGCGACGACCGGCATCAACCTTGCGCTCAACCTGCCGTCGGATGCGGAGGTGATCCCGAACAACCCGATCTTCACGCCTGCGAACCCCTACGCGTTCAACCCCGGCAACCCGGCGACGTACAACCGGTCGACATCGACGACCGTCTACGATTCGCTCGGCAATCCGATGGCGGCCGAGATCTACTATGTGCGCATGTCGAGCTCCAACTCGTCAGCGACGACGAACGACTGGAATGTCCACGTGATCGTCGACGGCACGGAACTGACGCCCTCGTCGGGGCCGTCGCCGATGCAGCTCCGCTTCGACAACTTCGGGCAGATCGTTTCGCCGACCGGCGGCGTCGCCTTCGACCCGCTGACCATTCCCGGCGGCGATCCGCTGCTGGTCTCGATCAACCACGGCACGTCGACCACCCAGTATTCGGACCCGTTCTCGATCGTCTCGCTGACGCAGGACGGCTACCCCTCGGGCCGCCTCGACAGCGTGACCGTCGACAACAACGGCGTCGTGCGCGCCAGCTTCACCAACGGCCAGACACAGGCGCTCGGCAAGGTGGCGGTGGCGACCTTCGCGAATGCCAACGGCCTCAAGCAGACCGGCGACGCGCACTACACCGCCACGGGCCTCTCCGGCGAGCCGATCCTCGGCGAGGCGGGCGCGAGCGGCGTCGGCACGATCCGTTCGGGCGCGCTCGAAATGGCGAACGTCGACATCACCGAGGAGCTCGTCAACCTCATCACCGCGCAGCGCAACTTCCAGGCGAACGCGAAAGCGATCGAGACGGACAGCGTCATGACCAGCGCCATCATCAACATCCGCAGCTAA
- the flgA gene encoding flagellar basal body P-ring formation chaperone FlgA yields the protein MNKATVSRRRLALAAMIAVAAPAAAAQPVIFENLDLLEAHIGAFTGPERTPRVDRRLKLGACAVRPELVWYGTGQTTVLVRCGGPNGWQIYVPVHMNPAGQGAVQGGSGSVVVVRPVPRGGTITAGDVDFRPDTYVPGGVTAVDQVVGKVVIRALGPGEAVRANMLIAANAVKRGDPVQIKSGGTGIEVAVEGVAEQDAPVGGRVRVRNVASGSRMQAIVVGPGIVALPGYKNPEDGRE from the coding sequence ATGAACAAAGCGACGGTTTCCCGACGCCGGTTGGCATTGGCGGCAATGATTGCCGTCGCCGCGCCCGCGGCTGCCGCGCAGCCGGTGATCTTCGAAAACCTCGATCTCCTCGAAGCGCACATCGGCGCGTTCACGGGGCCGGAGCGCACGCCGCGCGTCGACAGGCGCCTGAAGCTTGGCGCCTGCGCGGTGCGGCCGGAACTCGTCTGGTACGGTACCGGGCAGACCACCGTGCTCGTCCGCTGCGGCGGGCCGAACGGCTGGCAGATCTACGTGCCCGTGCACATGAACCCCGCAGGGCAGGGGGCCGTGCAGGGCGGCAGCGGCAGCGTGGTCGTCGTTCGCCCGGTGCCGCGCGGCGGCACGATCACGGCGGGCGACGTCGATTTCCGGCCCGATACCTACGTGCCCGGCGGCGTCACGGCGGTCGACCAGGTGGTCGGCAAGGTGGTGATCCGCGCGCTGGGTCCCGGCGAGGCGGTGCGCGCCAACATGCTGATCGCCGCCAATGCCGTGAAACGCGGCGATCCCGTGCAGATCAAAAGCGGCGGGACGGGGATCGAGGTCGCGGTCGAGGGCGTCGCCGAGCAGGACGCGCCCGTGGGCGGCCGCGTGCGGGTTCGCAACGTCGCGTCGGGCAGCCGGATGCAGGCGATCGTGGTCGGACCGGGAATTGTTGCGCTTCCGGGCTATAAAAATCCGGAAGACGGTCGTGAATGA
- a CDS encoding flagellar basal body rod protein FlgF — MDRLVYTALSGLRSAMAAQDVTAHNIANASTIGFKRDVSEAQSRHLVGGQSFASRIQAAEGTLAADQAPGTVNQTGRALDVAMTGEAMMAVQAPDGTEAYTRRGDLRISATGILETGDGLVVVGEGGPITVPPANTVEIGADGTVSIRPQGGQLNEMTEIGRIKLVTPEQGALKKGLDNLMRTANGGEIAQDDAARLSTGGLEGSNVNMMASMVDMIEQARAYEVQMQLVTSVRDMDMSSTSLLRLE; from the coding sequence ATGGACCGTCTCGTCTACACCGCCCTCTCCGGCCTGCGCAGCGCCATGGCTGCGCAGGACGTGACGGCGCACAACATTGCGAACGCGAGCACGATCGGCTTCAAGCGCGACGTCAGCGAAGCGCAGAGCCGCCACCTCGTCGGCGGGCAAAGCTTCGCCAGCCGCATCCAGGCGGCGGAAGGCACGCTTGCCGCCGATCAGGCCCCCGGCACGGTGAACCAGACCGGCCGCGCGCTCGACGTCGCGATGACGGGCGAGGCGATGATGGCGGTTCAGGCCCCGGACGGGACCGAGGCCTACACGCGCCGCGGCGATCTTCGCATCAGCGCGACCGGCATTCTTGAAACCGGGGACGGCCTCGTCGTCGTCGGCGAGGGCGGACCGATCACGGTGCCGCCTGCGAACACGGTGGAGATCGGCGCCGACGGCACGGTCAGCATCCGCCCGCAGGGCGGCCAGCTCAACGAGATGACCGAGATCGGCCGCATCAAGCTGGTGACGCCCGAGCAGGGCGCGCTGAAGAAGGGCCTCGACAACCTGATGCGCACTGCGAATGGCGGCGAGATCGCGCAGGATGACGCGGCGCGGCTTTCGACCGGCGGGCTTGAAGGCTCGAACGTCAACATGATGGCCTCGATGGTCGACATGATCGAGCAGGCGCGCGCCTACGAGGTGCAGATGCAGCTCGTCACTAGCGTCCGCGACATGGACATGAGCAGCACGTCGCTGCTGCGTCTGGAATAG
- the flgC gene encoding flagellar basal body rod protein FlgC, whose product MAGLSIFDISGRAMSAQLVRLNTTASNLANAGSVARSEAEAYKARKPVFETYFDQASGGAAATVDVVDVVSAGGTPVKRYDPGHPLADKDGYIYEAAVDQTQEMVELLEASRQYQNNVEVIQTAKSLMLNTLKLGQ is encoded by the coding sequence ATGGCCGGCCTTTCGATCTTCGACATTTCCGGCCGCGCCATGTCGGCGCAGCTCGTGCGGCTCAACACCACGGCGAGCAACCTCGCGAACGCGGGCTCCGTCGCGCGCAGCGAGGCGGAAGCCTACAAGGCGCGCAAGCCCGTGTTCGAGACCTACTTCGATCAGGCGAGCGGCGGGGCCGCGGCCACGGTGGACGTCGTCGATGTCGTTTCCGCCGGCGGCACGCCCGTGAAGCGCTACGATCCGGGCCACCCGCTCGCGGACAAGGACGGCTACATCTACGAGGCCGCGGTCGACCAGACGCAGGAGATGGTCGAGCTGCTCGAGGCCTCGCGCCAGTATCAGAACAACGTCGAGGTCATCCAGACCGCGAAGTCGCTGATGCTGAACACGCTGAAACTCGGACAGTGA
- a CDS encoding LPP20 family lipoprotein: MTSRSVLAALALFALPARAQEAVPAVLTGVGFAPISSQPAKTDEERRLLAIRASHLAALRNLAEQVYGVKLQSQSSAANTSLQSDSIRATVSGTVAGARIVKITPKGDDTYETIVEMKRPAGGAD, translated from the coding sequence ATGACGTCCCGGTCCGTCCTTGCGGCGCTTGCCCTGTTTGCCCTGCCCGCGCGCGCGCAGGAGGCGGTGCCCGCCGTGCTCACCGGCGTCGGCTTCGCGCCGATCTCGTCGCAGCCCGCGAAGACGGACGAGGAGCGGCGCCTGCTGGCGATCCGCGCCTCGCACCTCGCCGCGCTGCGCAACCTCGCCGAGCAGGTCTACGGCGTGAAGCTCCAGTCGCAGTCGTCCGCGGCGAACACGTCGCTCCAGTCGGATTCGATCCGCGCGACCGTCAGCGGCACGGTCGCCGGGGCGCGCATCGTCAAGATCACGCCGAAGGGCGACGACACCTACGAAACCATCGTCGAGATGAAGCGCCCGGCGGGCGGGGCCGACTGA
- a CDS encoding flagellar assembly protein T N-terminal domain-containing protein, which produces MRRGAVLLAALALAAFPAAADVRVDVEGAAPLGADAARARRAAIGDALRQAVAAGGMDVEARTVIDRNIVRSDTLWATARAKVTGFEVTDEWRDGGLLRVAVSATLAPLEAHKCNAAVRPAMHVGALRVEIDPAIDPAIAEPVRADAERAFRRAYGDAAAPPLVAARRSSERYAALAHGGAPGYGLFVQPFVEIRPRRVEGIGLVTGERAEAVLGVEVFDAVRGTLLGRITRGSDWTLAARTWEYAPADYRPSRRAVAPDFGGKLADLVEEAGAFARCRPLEVAVNGASGDELLISAAGGDLVVGDLLGLGDVRVAAGAGPEAMLGWTFAEVVSVSGSAARARVLGDGVPPGTRTAVRLR; this is translated from the coding sequence ATGCGCCGCGGGGCCGTTCTTCTTGCCGCTCTCGCGCTTGCGGCCTTTCCCGCCGCCGCGGACGTGCGCGTGGACGTGGAAGGCGCCGCGCCGCTCGGCGCCGATGCGGCGCGCGCGCGGCGCGCGGCGATCGGTGACGCGCTCAGGCAGGCGGTCGCGGCGGGGGGCATGGATGTCGAGGCGCGGACGGTCATCGACCGGAACATCGTGCGCTCCGATACGCTCTGGGCGACCGCGCGCGCGAAGGTGACGGGGTTCGAGGTGACGGACGAATGGCGCGACGGCGGCCTGCTGCGGGTTGCGGTATCCGCAACGCTTGCACCGCTCGAAGCCCACAAGTGCAACGCGGCGGTGCGGCCGGCGATGCACGTCGGCGCGCTCCGGGTGGAGATCGACCCGGCCATTGATCCCGCCATCGCGGAGCCGGTGCGCGCCGATGCCGAGCGCGCGTTCCGGCGCGCCTACGGCGATGCCGCCGCGCCGCCGCTCGTCGCCGCGCGGCGATCCTCCGAGCGTTACGCGGCGCTCGCGCACGGCGGCGCGCCCGGCTACGGCCTGTTCGTCCAGCCCTTCGTCGAGATACGGCCGCGCCGGGTCGAAGGCATCGGCCTCGTGACGGGCGAGCGCGCCGAGGCGGTGCTCGGCGTCGAGGTGTTCGACGCCGTGCGCGGCACGCTGCTTGGGCGCATCACGCGGGGCAGCGACTGGACGCTGGCGGCGCGGACGTGGGAATATGCGCCCGCCGACTACCGGCCGTCGCGGCGCGCCGTCGCGCCGGATTTCGGCGGCAAGCTCGCCGATCTCGTGGAGGAAGCGGGCGCGTTCGCGCGCTGCCGCCCGCTCGAAGTGGCCGTGAACGGGGCCTCGGGCGACGAGCTCCTGATCTCGGCGGCGGGCGGCGATCTCGTCGTCGGCGATCTCCTTGGGCTCGGCGACGTACGCGTCGCGGCGGGGGCGGGGCCAGAGGCGATGCTGGGCTGGACCTTCGCCGAGGTGGTCTCGGTGTCGGGCAGCGCCGCGCGGGCGCGCGTGCTCGGCGACGGCGTGCCGCCGGGGACGCGGACGGCGGTGCGTCTGCGCTGA
- a CDS encoding flagellar basal body P-ring protein FlgI, translating into MRLRRFLIALVLACGFTAPASAERVKDLGDFAGIRSNQLVGYGIVVGLNGTGDDNLEYTIQSMRSAIARFGVVIPPGVKASLKNAAAVMVTADLPPFAKPGQKIDVTVSAIGKAKSLRGGNLLLTPLVGADGEVYAMSQGSLAVGGLGVEGQDGSKVTVNVPSTGRIPQGASVERMVDTPFATSPSLVLNLREADFTTTQRVADAINKTLGGGTATPIDAVSIEVTAPMQADQRISLVSIIENIEVQPAAPAARVVINSRTGTVVIGANVRVSPAAVSHGSMVVKVTENPQVSQPGPFSRGQTAVVPDSGIEVEQGGAHMFLFNPGVALDDIVKSVNALGATPADLVAILEALKQAGALKAELIVI; encoded by the coding sequence ATGCGCCTTCGCCGCTTCCTCATCGCTCTTGTCCTCGCCTGCGGTTTCACCGCACCGGCGTCTGCGGAGCGCGTCAAGGACCTCGGCGACTTCGCCGGCATCCGCTCGAACCAGCTCGTCGGCTACGGCATCGTCGTGGGTTTGAACGGCACCGGCGACGACAACCTCGAATACACGATCCAGAGCATGAGGAGCGCCATCGCGCGCTTCGGCGTCGTCATCCCGCCGGGGGTAAAGGCCAGCCTCAAGAACGCCGCCGCCGTGATGGTGACGGCGGACCTGCCGCCGTTCGCGAAGCCCGGCCAGAAGATCGACGTGACCGTCTCGGCGATCGGCAAGGCGAAGTCGCTTCGCGGCGGCAACCTGCTGCTGACGCCCCTCGTCGGCGCGGACGGCGAGGTCTACGCGATGTCGCAGGGCAGCCTCGCCGTCGGCGGCCTCGGCGTCGAGGGGCAGGACGGATCGAAGGTGACGGTGAACGTGCCCTCCACCGGCCGCATCCCGCAGGGCGCGTCCGTCGAGCGCATGGTCGACACGCCGTTCGCCACTTCGCCGAGCCTCGTCCTCAACCTCCGCGAGGCCGATTTCACGACGACGCAGCGCGTCGCCGACGCCATCAACAAAACGCTCGGCGGCGGCACCGCCACGCCGATCGACGCGGTTTCCATCGAAGTGACCGCGCCGATGCAGGCCGACCAGCGCATCAGCCTCGTCTCGATCATCGAGAACATCGAGGTGCAGCCCGCCGCCCCCGCCGCGCGCGTCGTCATCAACTCGCGCACCGGCACGGTGGTGATCGGCGCCAACGTCCGCGTCTCGCCCGCCGCCGTCAGCCACGGCAGCATGGTGGTGAAGGTGACGGAGAACCCGCAGGTCAGCCAGCCCGGCCCCTTCTCGCGCGGGCAGACCGCCGTGGTGCCGGACAGCGGCATCGAGGTCGAGCAGGGCGGCGCGCACATGTTCCTGTTCAATCCCGGCGTCGCGCTCGACGACATCGTGAAGTCGGTGAACGCCCTCGGCGCCACCCCGGCCGATCTCGTCGCCATCCTCGAAGCCTTGAAGCAGGCGGGCGCGCTCAAGGCGGAGCTGATCGTGATATGA
- the flgB gene encoding flagellar basal body rod protein FlgB: MDVLDNYFGVHAQALELRSKRLELLASNIANAATPGYKARDIDFAAQLKAAESGGALTVTTSNHIGVGGPGPAGGALYRIPNQASLDGNTVELSTEQTRFGENAVQYQTTLAFLNGRINTLTRALKGE; this comes from the coding sequence ATGGACGTACTCGACAATTATTTCGGTGTGCACGCGCAAGCGCTCGAATTGCGTTCGAAGCGCCTCGAGTTGCTCGCCTCGAACATCGCCAACGCGGCGACGCCCGGCTACAAGGCGCGCGACATTGATTTCGCCGCGCAGCTGAAGGCGGCCGAAAGCGGCGGCGCGCTCACCGTCACGACGAGCAATCACATCGGCGTCGGCGGCCCCGGCCCGGCGGGCGGCGCGCTCTACCGCATCCCGAACCAGGCGTCGCTCGACGGCAACACGGTCGAGCTTTCCACCGAGCAGACGCGCTTCGGCGAGAACGCCGTTCAGTACCAGACGACGCTGGCGTTCCTGAACGGCCGCATCAACACCCTCACCCGCGCGCTGAAAGGCGAATGA
- the flgG gene encoding flagellar basal-body rod protein FlgG, protein MSSALHTARSGLDAQDMRMRVISNNLANVNTTGFKRDRAEFQSLMYQNYRQAGANSEQATQYATGLNIGTGVRVVGTERINTQGSMQATDNPTDMAINGDGYFQVLKPDGTITYTRDGSFTVSSEGLLVTNDGYPLQPDITIPEGAQSLTIGKDGTVSIVNPGDATPSQIGQIQIANFLNPAGLQPLGDNLFAETAASGAPIVGTPGVDGLGEINQNMLETSNVNMVEEMVNMIETQRAYEVNSKVISTVDGMMQYVTQNL, encoded by the coding sequence ATGAGCTCGGCACTGCACACGGCACGGAGCGGCCTCGACGCGCAGGACATGCGTATGCGGGTCATCTCCAACAACCTCGCCAACGTGAACACCACGGGCTTCAAGCGCGACCGCGCCGAATTCCAGAGCCTGATGTACCAGAACTACCGCCAGGCGGGCGCCAACAGCGAGCAGGCCACGCAGTATGCGACCGGTCTCAACATCGGCACGGGCGTGCGCGTCGTCGGCACCGAGCGCATCAACACGCAGGGCTCGATGCAGGCGACCGACAACCCGACCGACATGGCGATCAACGGCGACGGCTATTTCCAGGTGCTGAAGCCGGACGGCACGATCACCTACACGCGCGACGGCTCGTTCACGGTGAGCAGCGAGGGCCTGCTCGTCACCAACGACGGCTATCCGCTGCAGCCCGACATCACGATCCCGGAAGGCGCTCAGTCGCTCACCATCGGCAAGGACGGCACCGTCAGCATCGTCAATCCGGGCGATGCGACGCCGAGCCAGATCGGCCAGATCCAGATCGCCAACTTCCTGAACCCGGCCGGTCTCCAGCCGCTCGGCGACAACCTCTTCGCCGAAACCGCGGCGAGCGGCGCGCCGATCGTCGGCACGCCCGGCGTCGACGGCCTCGGCGAGATCAACCAGAACATGCTCGAAACCTCGAACGTCAACATGGTCGAGGAAATGGTCAACATGATCGAGACGCAGCGCGCCTACGAGGTGAACTCGAAGGTGATCTCCACCGTCGACGGGATGATGCAGTATGTCACGCAGAACCTTTAA
- a CDS encoding flagellar basal body L-ring protein FlgH, producing the protein MSRRTFKAAAFSLLAATTACAAPYERPMAEFSPSYAPTPQQPVQATGAIYQSGRFASLVEDNRARRVGDVLTIVLVEKTQAAKSVSSASSRNSDMALTLPNAKPFSWVPDGLLSGGSGQSFAGQGSAAQSNQLTGEMTVTVAQVYPNGTMLVRGQKLIKLNRGEEYLQISGIVRPQDVTPENRVASTRVADARIAYSGTGELAQQTRMGWLQRFFTAITPF; encoded by the coding sequence ATGTCACGCAGAACCTTTAAGGCCGCGGCGTTCTCGCTGCTCGCCGCCACCACGGCGTGCGCGGCGCCCTACGAGCGGCCGATGGCGGAATTCTCGCCGAGCTACGCGCCGACGCCGCAGCAGCCGGTGCAGGCGACGGGCGCGATCTACCAGTCCGGCCGCTTCGCGAGCCTCGTCGAGGACAACCGCGCGCGGCGTGTCGGCGACGTGCTGACCATCGTGCTCGTCGAGAAGACGCAGGCGGCGAAGTCGGTGTCGAGCGCAAGCTCGCGCAACAGCGACATGGCGCTCACCCTGCCGAACGCGAAGCCCTTCTCGTGGGTGCCGGACGGGCTGCTTTCGGGCGGCAGCGGCCAGAGCTTCGCGGGACAGGGATCGGCCGCGCAGTCGAACCAGCTGACCGGCGAGATGACCGTCACCGTGGCGCAGGTCTACCCCAACGGCACCATGCTCGTGCGCGGCCAGAAGCTCATCAAGCTCAACCGCGGCGAGGAGTACCTCCAGATCTCCGGCATCGTGCGCCCGCAGGACGTGACGCCGGAGAACCGCGTCGCCTCCACGCGCGTCGCCGACGCCCGCATCGCCTATTCGGGCACCGGCGAGCTCGCGCAGCAGACCCGCATGGGCTGGCTGCAACGCTTCTTCACCGCAATTACACCCTTCTAG
- the flgK gene encoding flagellar hook-associated protein FlgK produces the protein MSDLLSLGASGVRAYQTALDIVGENIANANVAGYSRRTAMVTENPSAGGGFPLVRQTAAGSGVNVSGVARAYDAFLASDARTASGDYARAQTRQYWLSEIQSFLNTGSQGLSGRLTAFYNAAQDVAADPTALSARDAFLSAAGEVAAQFRSLAQSFDATRVGIKQDVDQTVDRINDLTSALSTLNGTIRRTAAGTSASASLADERDRLLNELATLTKIDVTVRGDGTVDLRLDNANGPILLDQMGAKLLGATEANGKIRLTLDPFGSSGTIPVPGSGVLAGLSDAYTQNSDSTAAIDTLAQQFITSVNAAHRQGVDLNGVAGGDLFAASSLVATPSRTNTGQATLDMQVTDESLVFAGGYELWYDGATSQWTLSRADGSASVTGSGTLDLDGIHLELGGAPRGGDWFQVSGVSGAAGMRVLVGDGADVAAAAPWSADISAANQGTGTAAVRSNLAAATIPAPVPTSFTVRMGAGNTYEIIDTADTAVPPAVLASGPYVPGAWIPVNGFDVQLSGAVAEGDSFVVVPTAAGMADNANMLRMIDTRLGSPGFEGRFAREVTRVATSLNDTKALASATLAMRDKALEARDAASAVNLDEEAADLIRFQQAYQASAKIIAAAREIFQTIIDIR, from the coding sequence ATGAGCGACCTCCTCAGCCTCGGCGCATCGGGCGTCCGCGCCTACCAGACCGCGCTCGACATCGTCGGCGAGAACATCGCTAACGCCAATGTCGCGGGCTACTCGCGGCGCACCGCGATGGTGACGGAAAACCCGTCCGCGGGCGGCGGCTTCCCGCTGGTCCGGCAGACCGCGGCGGGAAGCGGCGTCAACGTGAGCGGCGTCGCCCGCGCCTACGACGCCTTCCTCGCCAGCGATGCGCGCACCGCCTCGGGCGACTACGCCCGCGCCCAGACGCGGCAATACTGGCTGAGCGAGATCCAGTCGTTCCTCAACACCGGCTCGCAGGGCCTTTCCGGCCGGCTGACCGCCTTCTACAACGCCGCGCAGGACGTCGCCGCCGATCCGACCGCGCTGTCCGCGCGCGACGCCTTCCTGTCGGCGGCGGGAGAGGTCGCCGCGCAGTTCCGCAGCCTCGCGCAATCCTTCGACGCGACGCGCGTCGGCATCAAGCAGGACGTCGACCAGACCGTCGACCGCATCAACGACCTCACCAGCGCGCTCTCGACGCTGAACGGCACCATCCGCCGCACGGCCGCCGGCACCTCCGCCTCCGCGAGCCTCGCGGACGAGCGCGACCGCCTGCTGAACGAGCTTGCGACGCTGACGAAGATCGACGTCACCGTGCGCGGCGACGGCACGGTCGACCTGCGGCTCGACAATGCGAACGGCCCCATCCTGCTCGACCAGATGGGCGCGAAGCTGCTCGGCGCCACCGAGGCGAACGGCAAGATCAGGCTGACGCTCGATCCGTTCGGGAGCAGCGGCACGATCCCGGTGCCCGGCAGCGGCGTGCTCGCGGGCCTTTCCGACGCCTACACGCAGAACAGCGACAGCACGGCGGCGATCGACACGCTCGCCCAGCAGTTCATCACCAGCGTCAACGCCGCGCACCGGCAGGGCGTCGACCTGAACGGCGTGGCCGGCGGCGACCTGTTCGCGGCAAGCTCGCTGGTGGCGACGCCGTCGCGGACCAACACCGGGCAGGCCACGCTCGACATGCAGGTGACAGACGAATCCCTCGTCTTCGCCGGCGGCTACGAGCTCTGGTACGACGGCGCGACCAGCCAGTGGACGCTCTCGCGCGCCGACGGCAGCGCCTCCGTCACCGGCAGCGGCACGCTCGATCTCGACGGCATCCACCTCGAGCTCGGCGGCGCGCCGAGGGGCGGCGACTGGTTCCAGGTGAGTGGCGTCAGCGGCGCCGCGGGTATGCGCGTCCTCGTCGGGGACGGCGCGGACGTCGCCGCCGCAGCGCCGTGGTCGGCCGATATTTCCGCGGCCAATCAGGGCACGGGCACCGCCGCGGTCCGCAGCAATCTGGCCGCCGCGACGATTCCCGCGCCGGTGCCGACGAGCTTCACGGTCCGCATGGGCGCGGGCAACACCTACGAGATCATCGACACCGCCGACACGGCCGTGCCGCCCGCCGTGCTGGCGAGCGGCCCCTACGTGCCGGGCGCATGGATCCCGGTGAACGGCTTCGACGTGCAGCTTTCGGGCGCCGTCGCGGAAGGCGACAGCTTCGTCGTCGTGCCGACGGCGGCGGGCATGGCCGACAACGCCAACATGCTGCGTATGATCGACACGCGCCTCGGCAGCCCCGGCTTCGAGGGCCGTTTCGCGCGCGAGGTGACGCGCGTCGCGACGAGCCTCAACGACACGAA
- a CDS encoding rod-binding protein: protein MSTIGGLQNGGTAAVDDSRRNTQANLDKAAQQFEAVFVNLMLKQARQSVPDGGLFRSEALKTFREMQDRELAGTLAKHSPLGIAEALKDFLARGQKTAATATNEGEAK from the coding sequence ATGAGTACGATCGGCGGCCTTCAGAACGGCGGAACCGCGGCTGTCGACGACAGCCGCCGGAACACGCAGGCGAACCTCGACAAGGCCGCACAGCAGTTCGAGGCCGTGTTCGTGAACCTGATGCTGAAGCAGGCGCGGCAGTCCGTGCCCGACGGCGGCCTGTTCCGGAGCGAGGCCCTGAAGACCTTCCGCGAGATGCAGGACCGCGAGCTTGCGGGAACCCTCGCCAAGCACAGCCCGCTCGGCATCGCCGAGGCGCTGAAGGACTTTCTCGCCCGCGGCCAGAAAACCGCGGCGACCGCGACGAACGAAGGCGAAGCGAAATGA
- a CDS encoding flagellar hook assembly protein FlgD, producing MTTTGTGSSLDLNALGIKGYETGSTVTQKSQLDQSDFLKLLTTQLKNQDPLNPMENEAFVAQMAQFSSLAGITEMNTKLGSILDSLNNNQLSTATGLVGKYVLTSGAKAVPDATGAVYGAIAIPEGATDTTIAIKDSTGATVRTLKLGAVEDGIHEFAWDGKNDAGEAVEPGPVTIEATASVGGKREALSTSVYALVQSVSMATANSPMTLDLLGIGSVTFDKVQKVSS from the coding sequence ATGACAACGACCGGCACCGGCAGCAGCCTCGATCTCAACGCGCTCGGCATCAAGGGCTACGAGACGGGAAGCACCGTCACGCAGAAGAGCCAGCTCGACCAGAGCGATTTCCTGAAGCTGCTCACCACGCAGCTCAAGAACCAGGACCCGCTGAACCCGATGGAGAACGAGGCGTTCGTCGCGCAGATGGCGCAGTTCTCGTCGCTGGCGGGCATCACCGAGATGAACACCAAGCTCGGCAGCATCCTCGATTCGCTGAACAACAACCAGCTTTCGACCGCCACCGGCCTTGTCGGCAAATACGTGCTGACCTCGGGCGCCAAGGCGGTGCCGGACGCGACCGGCGCCGTGTACGGCGCCATCGCGATCCCCGAGGGCGCGACCGACACGACGATCGCGATCAAGGATTCCACCGGCGCGACGGTCCGCACGCTGAAGCTCGGCGCCGTCGAGGACGGCATCCACGAGTTCGCGTGGGACGGCAAGAACGACGCGGGCGAAGCCGTGGAGCCGGGACCCGTGACCATCGAGGCGACGGCGAGCGTCGGCGGCAAGCGCGAAGCGCTCTCCACCTCCGTCTATGCCCTCGTCCAGTCCGTCAGCATGGCGACGGCGAACAGCCCGATGACGCTCGACCTGCTCGGCATCGGCTCCGTCACCTTCGACAAGGTTCAGAAAGTCAGCAGCTAG